The following are encoded in a window of Lactobacillus acidophilus genomic DNA:
- the glmS gene encoding glutamine--fructose-6-phosphate transaminase (isomerizing) has translation MCGIVGVVGKPAKDIILSGLTNLEYRGYDSAGIYLNDLNGNEYLTKAVGRISNLKEKLTPDEEGLVGIGHTRWATHGMPTVDNAHPHFDETKRFYLVHNGVIENYTELKEKYLQGVKFHSDTDTEVVVQLISKIARDKNLDAFSAFKETLKLVKGSYAFLLVDNTEPDHVFIAKNKSPMMLGLGDGFNIIASDAISVLDQTKTFVDLQDGDVGDITKDSYTIETVDGKKVDREPHILNIDPNAASKGAYEFYMLKEIDEQPGVMRHMSQNYLDENGEPKVDAEIVDAISKADRLYIFAAGTSYHAGLVGKTIFEHYTGIPTEVGYASEAGYHFPMMSKHPFFIFLTQSGETADSRVVLKETNKRGIPSLTMTNVEGSTLSREATYTMLLGAGPEIAVASTKAYTAQVALQAVLAKALGEKLGVQEAKDWDLKHDLAIAAEGIQQIVDGKEKLEKLAKEYLVPSRNAFYIGRGIDHAVALEAALKLKEVSYIQTEGFAAAELKHGTISLIEDGTPVIALINDPVTADLTRGNIQEVVSRGASVITIVGKKFANNSDDIVLPDINYYMSALLTVVPTQLLAYYASKDKGLDVDKPRNLAKSVTVE, from the coding sequence ATGTGTGGAATTGTAGGAGTTGTAGGTAAGCCTGCAAAAGATATTATTTTAAGTGGATTAACTAATTTGGAATACCGCGGCTACGATTCAGCCGGTATTTACTTAAATGACTTAAATGGAAATGAATATTTGACTAAAGCTGTTGGTCGTATTTCCAACTTAAAAGAAAAGTTAACTCCTGATGAAGAAGGGCTAGTTGGTATTGGACATACTCGTTGGGCAACTCATGGTATGCCAACTGTTGATAACGCTCACCCACATTTTGATGAAACTAAGCGTTTTTACTTAGTTCACAATGGTGTTATCGAAAACTATACCGAATTAAAAGAAAAATACTTACAAGGAGTTAAATTCCATTCAGATACTGATACTGAAGTAGTCGTACAATTAATCAGCAAAATTGCTCGTGACAAGAATTTGGATGCATTTTCCGCATTTAAGGAAACCTTAAAGTTGGTTAAGGGCTCATATGCATTCTTACTTGTTGACAATACTGAACCAGATCACGTATTTATTGCCAAAAACAAATCACCAATGATGCTTGGCTTAGGTGATGGTTTTAATATTATTGCTTCAGATGCTATTTCAGTTCTTGATCAAACTAAGACCTTCGTTGACTTACAAGATGGTGATGTTGGTGATATTACTAAGGATTCTTATACTATTGAAACTGTTGATGGTAAGAAAGTTGACCGTGAGCCACATATTTTGAACATTGATCCCAATGCAGCTTCAAAGGGCGCTTATGAATTCTACATGTTAAAGGAAATCGATGAACAACCTGGTGTTATGCGCCACATGTCACAAAATTACTTGGACGAAAATGGTGAACCAAAGGTAGATGCAGAAATTGTTGATGCCATTTCAAAGGCTGACCGTCTTTACATTTTCGCTGCAGGTACTAGTTACCACGCTGGACTTGTTGGTAAGACAATTTTTGAACATTACACAGGTATTCCTACTGAAGTAGGTTATGCTTCAGAAGCTGGTTATCACTTCCCAATGATGAGTAAACATCCATTCTTTATTTTCTTAACTCAATCAGGTGAAACAGCTGATTCACGTGTTGTCTTGAAGGAAACTAATAAGCGTGGAATTCCAAGCTTAACTATGACTAATGTTGAAGGATCAACTCTTTCTCGTGAAGCAACTTATACTATGCTTTTAGGTGCAGGTCCTGAAATTGCCGTTGCATCAACTAAAGCTTACACTGCTCAAGTAGCTTTACAAGCAGTTTTGGCTAAAGCATTGGGTGAAAAGCTAGGAGTTCAAGAAGCTAAGGATTGGGATTTAAAGCATGATTTAGCAATTGCTGCCGAAGGTATCCAACAAATTGTTGATGGTAAAGAGAAACTTGAAAAACTTGCTAAGGAATACTTAGTACCATCAAGAAATGCTTTCTATATTGGTCGTGGTATTGATCACGCGGTTGCTCTTGAAGCTGCTTTAAAATTGAAGGAAGTTTCATACATTCAAACTGAAGGTTTTGCCGCAGCTGAACTTAAGCATGGTACTATTTCATTAATTGAAGATGGTACTCCGGTAATTGCCTTAATTAACGATCCAGTAACTGCTGACCTTACTCGTGGTAACATTCAAGAAGTTGTTTCTCGTGGAGCAAGCGTAATTACTATTGTGGGCAAGAAATTTGCTAATAATAGTGATGATATTGTATTACCAGACATTAATTATTACATGTCAGCGTTGTTAACTGTTGTTCCAACCCAACTTCTTGCATACTACGCTTCAAAGGACAAGGGCTTAGATGTAGATAAGCCACGTAATTTGGCTAAGAGCGTTACTGTTGAATAA
- a CDS encoding carboxymuconolactone decarboxylase family protein, whose amino-acid sequence MSIKKSAQNAHATLLEKTDPEALERINHFAFDEVQRDVDLPDRTKMLSTLAYLLGMQGIDEYKIMLPVALDNGVTPVEAKEVLYQSVDYLGLGRVFPFFKATNDVLLARGVELPLEGQATTTMEDRLEKGEETQIRLFGLQMKDFAKKGIINKWLVDNCFGDYYTRKGLSDNDREMITFCYLAAQGGCEPQLLSHAQANIKLGNDKDFLMKVIEQNVPFIGYPRSLNAVRIVNEADQKVNGKD is encoded by the coding sequence ATGTCTATTAAAAAGAGTGCACAAAATGCACATGCAACCTTATTAGAAAAAACTGATCCAGAAGCCTTAGAGCGAATTAATCATTTTGCATTTGATGAAGTTCAAAGAGATGTTGATTTACCTGATAGAACTAAAATGCTTTCTACACTTGCTTATCTTTTAGGAATGCAAGGTATTGATGAATATAAAATTATGCTTCCGGTAGCACTTGATAATGGCGTTACACCAGTAGAAGCTAAAGAAGTTTTGTATCAATCAGTTGATTACTTAGGCTTAGGTAGAGTTTTCCCATTCTTCAAAGCAACTAATGATGTATTACTTGCTCGTGGAGTAGAATTACCCCTTGAAGGACAAGCTACTACTACCATGGAAGACCGCCTCGAAAAAGGTGAAGAAACTCAAATTCGTTTGTTTGGACTACAAATGAAAGATTTTGCTAAAAAGGGTATTATTAATAAATGGTTGGTTGATAATTGCTTTGGCGATTATTACACTAGAAAAGGTTTAAGCGATAATGATCGTGAAATGATTACTTTTTGCTACCTTGCTGCTCAAGGTGGATGTGAACCACAATTATTGTCACATGCACAAGCTAATATTAAACTGGGTAATGATAAAGACTTTTTGATGAAGGTCATTGAGCAAAATGTGCCATTTATCGGTTATCCCAGAAGTTTAAATGCAGTGAGAATTGTTAACGAAGCTGATCAAAAAGTGAACGGTAAAGATTAA
- a CDS encoding acetate/propionate family kinase translates to MKKVLAINSGSSSFKFKLFSLPDEKVIAQGMADRVGLKGSSFSVLLDDGTEHVTNIDIPDQEAAVSFLINALKKYHAVESLDEIIGVGHRVVNGGEHFKDSTIIDRQNLQKIYDLSDFAPLHNPAEARGIEAFMHVLPKVPQVAVFDTSFHQTLDPVHYLYSIPYEYYEKYRARKYGAHGTSVHYVTLEAAKMMNKKPSDLKLIICHLGSGSSITAVKNGKSYDTSMGFSPLSGVTMGTRSGDIDPSLLQHLMHKTGASIDEMINILNKDSGLLGISGISSDMRDLEFNKDQRAVLARKIFVNRVVRYIGSYIAEMGGADAIVFTAGVGEKDPGVRKDVMDAFKYMGVIPDYEANKKKGRHFITKPESKVHVMVVPTDEELMIAQDVMRLTRDAVLA, encoded by the coding sequence ATGAAAAAAGTTCTAGCAATAAATTCGGGTAGTTCATCTTTTAAATTTAAATTATTTTCTTTACCTGATGAAAAGGTAATTGCCCAAGGTATGGCAGACCGAGTAGGGCTTAAAGGATCTTCATTTAGTGTTTTACTTGATGATGGTACTGAGCATGTTACTAATATTGATATTCCAGATCAAGAAGCTGCAGTAAGCTTTTTGATTAATGCTTTAAAGAAATATCATGCAGTTGAAAGTTTAGATGAAATTATTGGTGTAGGTCACCGAGTAGTTAATGGTGGTGAACACTTTAAGGATTCAACTATTATTGATCGACAAAATTTACAAAAAATATATGATTTGTCTGATTTTGCTCCATTGCATAATCCAGCTGAAGCACGCGGAATTGAAGCATTCATGCATGTATTACCAAAAGTGCCTCAAGTTGCAGTATTTGATACCTCATTCCACCAAACTCTTGATCCAGTACATTACTTATATTCAATTCCGTACGAATATTATGAAAAATATCGTGCTCGTAAATATGGTGCACATGGTACTTCAGTTCACTATGTAACTCTTGAAGCCGCCAAAATGATGAATAAAAAGCCAAGCGACTTAAAGTTAATCATCTGTCATTTAGGATCCGGTTCATCAATTACTGCGGTCAAAAATGGCAAGTCATATGATACTTCAATGGGTTTTAGTCCTTTGTCTGGTGTTACAATGGGTACACGTTCAGGTGATATTGATCCATCACTTTTACAGCATTTGATGCATAAGACTGGTGCTTCAATCGATGAAATGATTAATATTTTAAACAAGGATTCAGGTTTGTTAGGAATTTCAGGTATTTCATCAGATATGCGTGACTTGGAATTTAATAAAGATCAGCGCGCTGTATTAGCTCGTAAAATCTTCGTTAATCGCGTAGTACGTTACATTGGTTCTTATATTGCTGAAATGGGCGGAGCAGATGCTATTGTATTTACTGCCGGTGTTGGTGAAAAGGATCCAGGTGTACGTAAAGATGTAATGGATGCTTTCAAGTATATGGGAGTTATTCCGGATTATGAAGCTAATAAGAAAAAAGGTAGACACTTTATTACTAAGCCTGAGTCTAAGGTGCATGTCATGGTAGTACCAACAGATGAAGAATTGATGATTGCTCAAGATGTTATGCGTTTGACTAGAGATGCTGTTTTAGCATAA